A genomic segment from Nocardiopsis sp. Huas11 encodes:
- a CDS encoding GNAT family N-acetyltransferase — translation MNDDDWLAAFDEQTRGAPALLPDGAEAEWDGPALRITGQHRGMVGLAPGARVAGADLDRLIVRQRDLFAARGEAVEWKAYGHDLPEDLPDRLRAAGFVPQERETVMVGLAAELAVDAPPPEGVVVRRVTGTHDLRRIADLKSAVWGDDGSWLVEHLAAMIAADPDGTVVLTAEAAGEVVCAAWLEFVPGTEFAGLWGGSTLPAWRGRGIYRALVAARARTAVERGTRFLQVDASDESAPILRRLGLRPVTTTTPFVWAPPEASRA, via the coding sequence ATGAACGACGACGACTGGCTCGCGGCCTTCGACGAGCAGACCCGGGGTGCGCCGGCGCTCCTCCCCGACGGCGCCGAGGCGGAGTGGGACGGCCCCGCGCTGCGGATCACCGGGCAGCACCGGGGCATGGTCGGCCTCGCGCCCGGCGCGAGGGTGGCCGGCGCCGACCTGGACCGGCTGATCGTCCGCCAGCGGGACCTCTTCGCGGCCCGCGGGGAGGCGGTGGAGTGGAAGGCCTACGGCCACGACCTTCCCGAGGACCTGCCCGACCGGCTGCGCGCGGCCGGGTTCGTCCCGCAGGAGCGCGAGACGGTCATGGTGGGCCTGGCCGCGGAACTGGCCGTGGACGCGCCGCCGCCGGAGGGGGTGGTCGTGCGGCGGGTCACCGGCACGCACGACCTGCGCCGGATCGCGGACCTGAAGTCGGCCGTGTGGGGTGACGACGGGAGCTGGCTCGTGGAGCACCTCGCCGCGATGATCGCCGCCGACCCGGACGGGACCGTCGTCCTGACGGCCGAGGCCGCCGGGGAGGTCGTGTGCGCCGCGTGGCTGGAGTTCGTGCCCGGCACGGAGTTCGCCGGCCTGTGGGGCGGCTCGACGCTGCCCGCCTGGCGCGGGCGCGGGATCTACCGTGCCCTGGTGGCCGCGCGTGCCCGGACCGCCGTCGAGCGCGGCACGCGCTTCCTCCAGGTGGACGCCTCCGACGAGAGCGCGCCGATCCTGCGCCGTCTGGGCCTGCGGCCCGTCACCACCACGACCCCCTTCGTCTGGGCGCCGCCGGAGGCCTCACGGGCGTAG
- a CDS encoding ester cyclase — MHEIETLYRRWLFEVWSGDFDVADRILAPDFVGHWPDFDVHGPAGAVEQIRRSHEYFDDVRTTLDAGPVVGDGMVAAHWTFHGTYRGGIPGADAPPGTPASLVGSDVFRVADGRLAEYWVVSDASGMMRRLSSGADSSGS; from the coding sequence ATGCACGAGATCGAGACCCTCTACCGCCGCTGGCTCTTCGAGGTGTGGTCGGGCGACTTCGACGTCGCCGACCGCATCCTCGCCCCGGACTTCGTCGGCCACTGGCCCGACTTCGACGTCCACGGACCCGCCGGGGCGGTCGAGCAGATCCGGCGCTCGCACGAGTACTTCGACGACGTCCGCACCACCCTGGACGCCGGTCCGGTGGTCGGCGACGGCATGGTCGCCGCCCACTGGACCTTCCACGGGACCTACAGGGGCGGTATCCCCGGCGCGGACGCCCCGCCCGGGACGCCGGCCTCGCTCGTGGGCAGTGACGTCTTCCGGGTCGCCGACGGCCGCCTCGCGGAGTACTGGGTGGTCTCGGACGCCTCCGGGATGATGCGTCGGCTCTCCTCGGGGGCCGACTCCTCGGGTTCCTGA
- a CDS encoding MarR family winged helix-turn-helix transcriptional regulator, translating into MERTPAEKSGSGHGSVGADRLGHTIKRAEQALIGRKSRALREFSLTVPQYAVLLLLSVSDGMSAAQLARECMVTPQTMATVLTNLERSGLIERNLSPLHQKVTVNSISDEGRALVARADEAALRVEAGLAAEFTEAELSALGDLLERAITRLNAME; encoded by the coding sequence ATGGAGCGCACGCCGGCCGAGAAGTCCGGGTCGGGACACGGCTCCGTGGGCGCCGACCGGCTCGGCCACACGATCAAGCGCGCCGAGCAGGCGCTCATCGGCCGCAAGTCCCGCGCCCTGCGGGAGTTCAGCCTCACGGTCCCGCAGTACGCGGTGCTGCTCCTGCTGTCGGTCTCCGACGGGATGTCCGCGGCGCAGCTGGCCCGCGAATGCATGGTGACCCCGCAGACGATGGCCACGGTCTTGACCAACCTCGAACGCTCCGGCCTCATCGAGCGCAACCTGTCGCCGCTGCACCAGAAGGTGACGGTGAACAGCATCTCCGACGAGGGCCGCGCGCTGGTGGCGCGGGCCGACGAGGCGGCCCTGCGCGTGGAGGCCGGACTCGCGGCGGAGTTCACCGAAGCGGAACTGAGCGCCCTGGGCGACCTGCTGGAGCGCGCGATCACCAGGCTCAACGCGATGGAGTGA
- a CDS encoding MBL fold metallo-hydrolase, with protein sequence MRGESAAPGRGPRRPLPAPPDRPRRPVGGELGRPRRTGRGGQGRRDRALGGERSTVGAAGLSIEALRTGGHTPGSILLHVGGEGSELFTGDALLAGSLGRTDGPGGDERRLRSALSRHCARLPDATTIHPGHGEATTLRAQRRLHRFLRTQARP encoded by the coding sequence CTGCGAGGCGAGTCTGCGGCGCCTGGGCGTGGACCACGTCGACCTCTACCAGCTCCACCGGATCGACCCCGGCGTCCCGTTGGAGGAGAGCTGGGGCGCCCTCGCCGAACTGGTCGAGGAGGGCAAGGCCGACGCGATCGGGCTCTCGGAGGCGAGCGGAGCACCGTCGGCGCGGCCGGTCTGAGCATCGAGGCCCTGCGCACCGGTGGTCACACGCCGGGGTCGATCCTCCTGCACGTCGGGGGCGAGGGATCGGAGCTGTTCACCGGGGACGCCCTGCTCGCCGGATCACTGGGCCGGACCGACGGGCCCGGTGGCGACGAGCGGCGGCTGCGGTCGGCGCTGAGCCGGCACTGCGCCCGCCTGCCCGACGCCACCACGATCCACCCCGGGCACGGGGAGGCCACCACCCTGCGGGCGCAGAGGCGCCTCCACCGCTTCCTGCGCACGCAGGCGAGACCCTGA
- a CDS encoding MFS transporter produces MSGKIIEPTGGARAWIVWAVAVAGYFLAMLHRNGLGVAALEAQARFDVGPALLSLLPMLQLLVYVLLQVPAGLLADRLGPRFTLGIGMAAMTLGSGLFALAPVVELAVAGRFLIGLGDALVFLNVIRLAALWFPRSRYALVSGLTGVVGGTGQVASAAPLAWALDGFGWETAFLATAGLTALMVLLVLLVVRDRPGGAAGHATVAAPISLWAALKEALAARGPRIGMAHHAAVMAPFTMMMVLWGFPFLVGGLGLSEGAAAVTLTVLAAGGLWVAPFVGVLIGHNPNVRGGLALTLATTLSLGWLLLVAWPGGAPLALGVAVLAVSAIGQTLAPTVSFDFARDGIPASRTGVASGLVNMSGFTTAVVCTVLAGAVLQALPEGPAAFQLAFVPICATTVAATVVLYVFILRRPRA; encoded by the coding sequence GTGAGCGGCAAGATCATCGAGCCCACGGGCGGAGCCCGCGCCTGGATCGTCTGGGCCGTGGCGGTGGCCGGCTACTTCCTGGCCATGCTGCACCGCAACGGTCTCGGGGTCGCGGCGCTGGAGGCCCAGGCCCGGTTCGACGTCGGCCCGGCACTGCTCTCCCTGCTGCCGATGCTCCAGCTGCTCGTCTACGTCCTGCTCCAGGTGCCCGCGGGGCTGCTCGCCGACCGCCTGGGCCCGCGCTTCACCCTCGGCATCGGCATGGCCGCGATGACGCTCGGCTCGGGGCTCTTCGCCCTGGCGCCCGTCGTGGAGCTGGCGGTCGCCGGACGGTTCCTCATCGGGCTCGGGGACGCGCTGGTGTTCCTCAACGTCATCCGGCTCGCCGCGCTGTGGTTCCCGCGCTCGCGCTACGCCCTGGTCAGCGGGCTCACCGGTGTGGTCGGCGGCACCGGACAGGTGGCCAGCGCCGCGCCGCTGGCCTGGGCCCTGGACGGCTTCGGCTGGGAGACCGCGTTCCTGGCCACCGCCGGCCTGACCGCTCTGATGGTGCTGCTCGTGCTCCTGGTCGTCCGTGACCGCCCGGGCGGCGCCGCCGGGCACGCCACCGTCGCCGCGCCCATCTCCCTCTGGGCGGCGCTCAAGGAGGCCCTGGCGGCCCGCGGACCGCGGATCGGTATGGCGCACCACGCCGCCGTCATGGCGCCCTTCACGATGATGATGGTGCTGTGGGGCTTCCCGTTCCTCGTCGGCGGCCTGGGGCTGTCCGAGGGCGCGGCCGCCGTGACACTGACCGTGCTGGCCGCGGGCGGGCTGTGGGTGGCGCCGTTCGTCGGCGTGCTGATCGGGCACAACCCGAACGTGCGCGGCGGCCTCGCGCTCACCCTGGCGACGACGTTGAGCCTGGGCTGGCTGCTGCTGGTGGCCTGGCCGGGCGGCGCGCCCCTGGCGCTCGGCGTCGCGGTGCTCGCGGTCAGCGCGATCGGCCAGACCCTCGCGCCCACCGTCTCCTTCGACTTCGCCCGCGACGGCATCCCGGCCAGTCGGACCGGTGTGGCCTCCGGCCTGGTCAACATGTCCGGGTTCACCACCGCCGTGGTCTGCACGGTGCTGGCCGGAGCCGTCCTCCAGGCACTGCCCGAGGGGCCGGCCGCGTTCCAGCTGGCGTTCGTGCCCATCTGCGCGACGACGGTGGCCGCCACGGTCGTCCTGTACGTCTTCATCCTGCGGCGCCCGCGCGCGTAG
- a CDS encoding WD40 repeat domain-containing serine/threonine protein kinase: MRPLTPDDPTHLGGYRLTAHLGSGALGPVYAGVRADGVAAAVRAVRAEDAADPAFHSLLDREAELIARIRNRFVVPLLGHDLTAALPWTATAYVSGPSLLDLVRGTGPLPVTALAHIARGLAEALEHVHAAGTIHLGLTPAHVLIDAAGPRLVDVGVRRAADGARITSPGDSVYWSPEHLPGDRAAPADDLYSLGAVLAFAATGRAPTGTGPAAMVDALRRAPAGTGTASGLPDTLAACLHVRPERRPSAKDLLRALGGPLPQDPRPWLPARARALVTRFEEDSDAALRTARPGPGPGPVADTGPDPVEADSPALRPGTRPEDRPRGLTREGTGDRRGTVRPPAAGTASRSRAEAGARARARAETPRSLRRRRIAVRIAAAAGAAVLFATTGLAVTATLTSDDVRPADLQAPDCSSTGGINAALVPTEEPRTRFSPEVPFRLSFSPDGSVLAVSQVGGVDLWDWDRSSPLAAIPTADVVPPGPVTFSPNGCVLVHGGPDGAAVTDLPSGEAGRVGGDGTVHSVAFSPDGTTLAVGVEGDPDQRLLHLLDPVTGETLSALAGSARLGALRYSADGGTLVGSEDNAGFAVWRLDRPEDVSLIGDGTGSEAFAVLPDGSGILLVQSDRVVLVDPETGDVEREFVPPSGDGVLVDVAYSRATGRVLAARLDAAMGAESVVAWDLRTAERVRPTGDAPAVFPMVVSPSGNHLAGLREGSHDIAVYDMDFSLVGVLSQ, encoded by the coding sequence ATGCGCCCCTTGACTCCGGACGACCCCACACACCTCGGCGGGTATCGGCTCACCGCCCACCTGGGTTCCGGTGCCCTGGGCCCCGTCTACGCCGGTGTGCGCGCGGACGGCGTCGCCGCGGCGGTACGAGCGGTCCGGGCCGAGGACGCGGCCGACCCCGCCTTCCACTCCCTCCTGGACCGCGAGGCCGAGCTCATCGCGCGGATCCGGAACCGCTTCGTCGTGCCCCTGCTCGGCCACGATCTGACCGCCGCGCTCCCCTGGACGGCGACCGCGTACGTCAGCGGCCCCTCCCTCCTCGACCTCGTGCGCGGGACCGGGCCGCTGCCCGTCACGGCGCTCGCCCACATCGCGCGCGGACTCGCCGAGGCGCTGGAGCACGTCCACGCCGCGGGGACGATCCACCTCGGCCTCACGCCCGCCCACGTGCTCATCGACGCGGCCGGGCCGCGACTGGTCGACGTCGGCGTCCGGCGTGCGGCCGACGGCGCCCGGATCACCTCCCCCGGGGACTCCGTGTACTGGTCGCCCGAGCACCTGCCCGGCGACCGTGCCGCCCCCGCCGACGACCTCTACTCCCTGGGCGCGGTCCTGGCGTTCGCGGCGACCGGCCGCGCGCCGACGGGCACCGGACCCGCCGCCATGGTCGACGCGCTGCGCCGGGCACCGGCCGGCACGGGGACCGCGTCCGGCCTGCCCGACACCCTCGCCGCGTGCCTGCACGTGCGCCCCGAACGCCGCCCCTCCGCGAAGGACCTCCTGCGCGCTCTCGGCGGCCCGCTCCCGCAGGACCCGCGGCCGTGGCTGCCGGCCCGGGCCCGCGCCCTGGTCACACGGTTCGAGGAGGACTCCGACGCGGCTCTGCGGACCGCTCGCCCGGGACCCGGGCCCGGTCCGGTGGCCGACACCGGACCCGACCCCGTCGAGGCCGATTCGCCCGCCCTCCGGCCCGGGACACGGCCCGAGGACCGCCCCCGGGGCCTGACCCGGGAGGGGACCGGCGACCGCCGCGGAACCGTTCGCCCGCCCGCGGCCGGCACCGCTTCCCGTTCCCGCGCCGAGGCCGGGGCCAGGGCCAGGGCCAGGGCCGAGACGCCCCGATCGCTCCGGCGACGACGGATCGCGGTGCGCATCGCGGCCGCCGCCGGCGCGGCGGTCCTGTTCGCGACCACGGGACTGGCGGTGACGGCCACCCTGACCTCCGACGACGTCCGACCCGCCGACCTCCAGGCCCCCGACTGCTCCTCCACCGGCGGCATCAACGCGGCGCTCGTGCCCACCGAGGAGCCCCGGACGCGCTTCAGCCCCGAGGTCCCCTTCCGGCTCTCCTTCTCCCCGGACGGATCGGTCCTGGCCGTCTCCCAGGTCGGCGGCGTCGACCTCTGGGACTGGGACCGCTCCAGCCCCCTCGCCGCGATCCCCACCGCCGACGTGGTGCCGCCCGGACCCGTCACCTTCAGCCCCAACGGCTGCGTCCTGGTCCACGGCGGCCCCGACGGCGCCGCGGTGACCGATCTGCCCTCCGGCGAGGCGGGCCGTGTGGGCGGCGACGGGACCGTGCACTCCGTCGCGTTCAGCCCCGACGGCACGACCCTCGCCGTCGGGGTCGAGGGCGACCCGGACCAGCGCCTCCTCCACCTGCTCGACCCCGTCACCGGCGAGACCCTGTCCGCGCTCGCCGGTTCGGCGCGGCTCGGCGCGCTGCGCTACTCCGCCGACGGCGGCACCCTGGTCGGCAGCGAGGACAACGCCGGTTTCGCCGTCTGGCGGCTGGACCGCCCCGAGGACGTGTCCCTGATCGGGGACGGCACCGGCAGCGAGGCGTTCGCCGTCCTGCCCGACGGCTCCGGCATCCTGCTCGTCCAGTCCGACCGCGTGGTCCTGGTCGACCCCGAGACCGGCGACGTCGAGCGCGAGTTCGTCCCCCCGTCCGGGGACGGCGTCCTGGTGGACGTCGCCTACAGCCGCGCGACCGGCCGCGTCCTGGCCGCCCGCCTGGACGCGGCCATGGGCGCCGAGTCCGTGGTCGCGTGGGACCTGCGGACCGCGGAGCGCGTCCGGCCGACGGGCGACGCCCCCGCCGTGTTCCCGATGGTGGTCTCCCCGTCCGGCAACCACCTGGCCGGGCTCCGCGAGGGCTCCCACGACATCGCCGTCTACGACATGGACTTCTCGCTGGTCGGCGTGCTGTCCCAGTGA
- a CDS encoding WD40 repeat domain-containing serine/threonine protein kinase yields the protein MQPLASDDPQSIGPHRLLARLGAGGMGKVYLARTPDGHLCALKAVKEDLAHDAQFRARFAREIRAAQRVRGPFTPAVVDADPDAPEPWMATEYVPGPTLKEAVRDGGPFPEPSLLVLTLGLARALATIHGAGLMHRDLKPSNILLSPRGPQVIDFGIARAVEGTVLTRTGQTFGTPAYSSPEQVVGQNISPRSDLFSMAGAVVFAAGGEPPFGAGPPARVLRRVMSGRPNLDAVPEGVLRDLLARCFAKDPAHRPGAEEVRAALADLPLPSAEHGWLPAPVTEQIDRHAGRTRRAEEADLTTADMSGADGFGTGSTPVWPSTTVPGEATAPGGDTVPGSAAPRPWWRRRTAVVTASAAAALVIAGGGALALTTLPLGSAGEPGAGGEPSADPAADPSGAPQGGEGEEGLSVDLGGFTFDLGFSADGETLYVYGSELSAWDWREGVPVDVFEPSPLGAAIGRDGLIVASYVDHVRVWGGDSGNITAHFGSAHENDDRGYYQTPAISDDGAKVAATTAEDGHPGNDHVLQVWDVESETPEVEIPLEGVLYALEFTADGSLLVGRESASDSNDDLGVSVWDAATGERLHRFPEGYGRHFDLSPEDRTMVMSAAGGEGAGPRDYELVDLDTGEPTVPLAALDEDHAPVAGVYFSADGDRVYAATDGGAASAGSVWDARTGELVVESEPLLHEPLAEQDDGEHLATMTSDSRILILDSGFGVVTELN from the coding sequence GTGCAGCCACTCGCCTCCGACGACCCCCAGAGCATCGGCCCGCACCGCCTCCTGGCCCGCCTCGGCGCCGGGGGTATGGGCAAGGTCTACCTCGCGCGCACGCCCGACGGACACCTGTGCGCCCTCAAGGCGGTCAAGGAGGACCTGGCCCACGACGCCCAGTTCCGCGCCCGGTTCGCCCGCGAGATCCGGGCCGCCCAGCGCGTGCGCGGCCCCTTCACGCCCGCCGTCGTGGACGCCGACCCCGACGCGCCCGAGCCGTGGATGGCCACCGAGTACGTTCCCGGCCCCACCCTCAAGGAGGCCGTCCGCGACGGCGGACCCTTCCCCGAGCCGTCCCTGCTGGTCCTCACGCTCGGCCTCGCCCGCGCCCTGGCCACCATCCACGGCGCCGGGCTCATGCACCGCGACCTCAAGCCCAGCAACATCCTGCTCTCCCCCCGCGGCCCCCAGGTCATCGACTTCGGGATCGCGCGCGCGGTCGAGGGCACCGTGCTCACCCGCACGGGCCAGACGTTCGGCACCCCCGCCTACAGCTCCCCGGAGCAGGTCGTCGGGCAGAACATCTCCCCGCGCAGCGACCTGTTCTCGATGGCGGGCGCCGTGGTGTTCGCCGCGGGCGGGGAGCCGCCGTTCGGGGCCGGGCCGCCCGCGCGGGTCCTGCGGCGCGTGATGTCCGGACGGCCGAACCTGGACGCGGTCCCCGAGGGCGTGCTGCGCGACCTCCTCGCCCGCTGCTTCGCCAAGGACCCCGCCCACCGGCCCGGGGCCGAGGAGGTCCGTGCGGCCCTGGCCGACCTCCCGCTGCCGTCGGCCGAACACGGGTGGCTGCCCGCGCCCGTCACCGAACAGATCGACCGGCACGCGGGCCGGACCCGTCGCGCCGAGGAGGCCGACCTCACCACCGCCGACATGAGCGGCGCGGACGGCTTCGGCACCGGCTCGACCCCGGTGTGGCCGAGCACGACGGTGCCCGGTGAGGCCACCGCGCCGGGCGGGGACACGGTTCCCGGCTCCGCCGCCCCGCGCCCGTGGTGGCGGCGCCGCACCGCCGTCGTGACCGCGTCCGCCGCGGCCGCGCTGGTCATCGCCGGCGGGGGCGCCCTCGCGCTCACCACCCTGCCCCTCGGCTCCGCGGGAGAACCCGGCGCCGGCGGCGAGCCCTCCGCCGACCCCGCCGCCGACCCGTCCGGCGCACCGCAGGGCGGTGAGGGCGAGGAGGGCCTGAGCGTGGACCTGGGCGGATTCACCTTCGACCTGGGCTTCTCCGCCGACGGCGAGACGCTGTACGTCTACGGCTCGGAGCTGTCGGCCTGGGACTGGCGCGAGGGCGTGCCCGTCGACGTCTTCGAACCCTCGCCGCTGGGCGCCGCGATCGGGCGGGACGGCCTCATCGTCGCCTCCTACGTCGACCACGTCCGCGTCTGGGGCGGCGACAGCGGGAACATCACCGCGCACTTCGGTTCCGCGCACGAGAACGACGACCGCGGCTACTACCAGACGCCCGCGATCTCCGACGACGGCGCCAAGGTCGCCGCGACCACCGCGGAGGACGGCCACCCCGGCAACGACCACGTGCTCCAGGTGTGGGACGTGGAGAGCGAGACCCCCGAGGTCGAGATCCCGCTGGAGGGCGTCCTCTACGCGCTGGAGTTCACCGCCGACGGCTCCCTGCTCGTGGGCCGCGAGTCCGCCTCCGACAGCAACGACGATCTGGGCGTGTCCGTGTGGGACGCCGCGACCGGGGAGCGGCTCCACCGCTTCCCGGAGGGGTACGGCCGCCATTTCGACCTGTCCCCCGAGGACCGGACGATGGTCATGAGCGCCGCGGGCGGCGAGGGGGCGGGGCCCCGCGACTACGAGCTGGTCGACCTCGACACCGGCGAGCCGACCGTCCCCCTGGCGGCCCTGGACGAGGACCACGCCCCCGTGGCGGGGGTCTACTTCTCCGCCGACGGCGACCGGGTCTACGCGGCCACCGACGGCGGCGCCGCCTCGGCCGGCAGCGTGTGGGACGCGCGCACGGGCGAGCTCGTCGTCGAGTCCGAGCCGCTGCTCCACGAGCCGCTCGCCGAGCAGGACGACGGAGAGCACCTGGCCACGATGACCTCGGACTCGCGCATCCTGATCCTCGACTCCGGCTTCGGCGTCGTCACCGAACTGAACTGA
- a CDS encoding serine/threonine-protein kinase, producing MQPLDPRDPRQVGPYRIVALLGAGGMGRVHLGLDPHGAPAAVKVVRAEYAYDPDFRARFAGELDLLSRVHGAHTPRVLGAEPSGRTPWMATEYVVGPSLHDLVLRTGPLPEPAVRHLARGVAQALAHVHSLGMVHLDLKPGNVMVSAAGPQVIDFGIARAMEDGRRGGGDAQDKEGEEGEEGEEGAERAIIGTPGYMSPEHVRRQESGPPSDVFALGGVLVHALTGNGPFGDGHPSAVMFRITTQEPVLTGVPASLVDLVRACLDKDPRRRPTAAQVLQALGGPAAPVSAAAAWLPPPAARAVEAVAHEYQEVVASAAHAVAGAPGGPGVPEGAGARRRRLLLVGAAATALLMLTGLGTWTAVTLRDGAGGGPAEGEESPEPGAACDITADIAPELAEAAHERPTLPSTSVNTPEFSADGRVLAVGSGDGLVLWDWEEETELARIEVDSDEFSVSPALSPNGCLVGYPDTDGAHVYHLATGEHTVYREGSDIEDMAFSPDGRSVAVSGAAGGQAGAIFLLDLESGEIVHTYEEVTMAQTIAFTPDGEHMAAVNFEGHTRVWEVESGEVLFETDDGDHGFGDNLFLPTDEGDLLYMAAEGREIVHTNFLTGEVLRTFTTEDDLEQGFSEFAVSMADDRVLASYSPGEIVVTDEDAYGMKVFAFSSGEELTTDGDEGYMSLVTARPGGGMLAGFPLDNTPLWLVEPDPVRLAGTLG from the coding sequence ATGCAGCCTCTCGACCCCCGCGACCCGCGCCAGGTGGGCCCGTACCGGATCGTCGCCCTGCTCGGCGCCGGCGGCATGGGCCGTGTCCACCTCGGCCTGGACCCGCACGGCGCGCCCGCCGCGGTCAAGGTCGTGCGCGCCGAGTACGCCTACGACCCCGACTTCCGCGCACGCTTCGCCGGCGAACTCGACCTGCTCTCCCGCGTGCACGGCGCCCACACCCCGCGCGTGCTGGGGGCCGAGCCCTCGGGCCGGACGCCGTGGATGGCCACCGAGTACGTCGTGGGGCCCTCGCTCCACGACCTCGTGCTGCGCACCGGACCGCTCCCGGAGCCGGCCGTGCGGCACCTGGCCCGCGGTGTCGCCCAGGCCCTGGCGCACGTCCACTCGCTGGGCATGGTCCACCTCGACCTCAAGCCCGGCAACGTCATGGTGTCCGCGGCCGGCCCCCAGGTCATCGACTTCGGCATCGCGCGCGCCATGGAGGACGGCCGGCGCGGCGGCGGGGACGCACAGGACAAGGAGGGCGAGGAGGGCGAGGAGGGCGAGGAGGGCGCCGAGCGCGCGATCATCGGCACGCCGGGGTACATGTCCCCGGAGCACGTGCGCCGGCAGGAGAGCGGTCCGCCCAGCGACGTCTTCGCGCTGGGCGGCGTCCTGGTGCACGCCCTCACCGGCAACGGACCCTTCGGCGACGGGCACCCCTCCGCCGTCATGTTCCGCATCACCACCCAGGAGCCGGTCCTGACCGGTGTTCCCGCGTCCCTGGTCGACCTCGTCCGCGCCTGCCTGGACAAGGACCCCCGGCGCCGCCCCACCGCGGCCCAGGTCCTGCAGGCCCTGGGCGGACCCGCCGCCCCCGTGTCCGCGGCCGCCGCCTGGCTGCCGCCGCCCGCCGCCCGGGCGGTCGAGGCCGTGGCCCACGAGTACCAGGAGGTCGTCGCTTCCGCGGCGCACGCGGTCGCCGGTGCCCCCGGAGGCCCTGGCGTCCCGGAGGGGGCCGGGGCGCGGCGGCGCCGCCTGCTGCTCGTCGGCGCCGCCGCGACCGCCCTGCTCATGCTCACCGGATTGGGCACGTGGACGGCGGTCACTCTGCGCGACGGCGCGGGCGGCGGCCCAGCGGAGGGCGAGGAGTCGCCGGAGCCGGGCGCCGCGTGCGACATCACCGCGGACATCGCGCCGGAACTCGCCGAGGCCGCGCACGAGCGGCCGACGCTCCCGTCGACCTCCGTCAACACGCCGGAGTTCTCCGCCGACGGCCGGGTCCTGGCCGTCGGCAGCGGTGACGGCCTGGTGCTGTGGGACTGGGAGGAGGAGACCGAGCTCGCCCGGATCGAGGTGGACTCGGACGAGTTCTCGGTCAGCCCGGCCCTGAGCCCGAACGGCTGCCTCGTGGGCTATCCCGACACCGACGGCGCGCACGTGTACCACCTGGCGACGGGAGAGCACACCGTCTACCGCGAGGGCTCCGACATCGAGGACATGGCCTTCTCCCCCGACGGCCGGTCCGTGGCCGTGTCCGGCGCCGCGGGCGGGCAGGCCGGGGCGATCTTCCTCCTGGACCTGGAGTCGGGCGAGATCGTGCACACCTACGAGGAGGTGACCATGGCGCAGACCATCGCGTTCACGCCGGACGGCGAGCACATGGCCGCCGTCAACTTCGAGGGCCACACCCGGGTCTGGGAGGTGGAGAGCGGCGAGGTGCTGTTCGAGACCGACGACGGCGACCACGGGTTCGGCGACAACCTGTTCCTCCCCACCGACGAGGGCGACCTGCTGTACATGGCCGCCGAGGGCCGCGAGATCGTCCACACGAACTTCCTGACCGGTGAGGTCCTGCGCACCTTCACCACCGAGGACGACCTGGAGCAGGGGTTCTCGGAGTTCGCGGTGAGCATGGCGGACGACCGCGTCCTCGCCTCCTACTCCCCGGGCGAGATCGTCGTGACCGACGAGGACGCCTACGGCATGAAGGTCTTCGCGTTCTCCAGCGGCGAGGAGCTCACCACCGACGGGGACGAGGGGTACATGAGCCTGGTCACCGCCCGGCCCGGCGGTGGGATGCTCGCCGGCTTCCCCCTGGACAACACCCCGCTCTGGCTGGTCGAGCCCGACCCCGTCCGTCTGGCCGGCACCCTCGGCTGA